One window from the genome of Methanoculleus sp. 7T encodes:
- a CDS encoding DUF4013 domain-containing protein — protein MDYGTVISGAFEYTKDALVGKWMHWVMLAVLSLVQALTLSLVPLLNGYVVRVLAGKTPAPEVDEWGRLFIDGWKMNIIMLVYMLPAIIIFMIFGGLAIIGGALGGAAGGDSAAAGAALLSILGGALIAGLVALVMAFIALFALLRFAHTDSIGEAFNFGAVFGHIGKLGWGAWIIAVIVLIVIAAIYGFVVGLLAGIPLLGWLIGLFLNAAFAVFYARYLAQVYEDVPAPA, from the coding sequence ATGGACTACGGTACTGTAATCTCCGGGGCGTTTGAGTATACCAAAGACGCCCTGGTAGGAAAGTGGATGCACTGGGTCATGCTGGCCGTCCTGTCGCTCGTGCAGGCGCTCACGCTCTCCCTGGTCCCGCTCCTCAACGGCTATGTGGTGCGGGTGCTCGCCGGGAAGACGCCGGCTCCCGAGGTCGACGAGTGGGGCCGTCTCTTCATCGACGGGTGGAAGATGAACATCATCATGCTGGTCTACATGCTCCCGGCGATTATCATATTCATGATATTCGGGGGTCTCGCCATAATCGGTGGCGCTTTGGGTGGAGCGGCCGGCGGCGATTCGGCGGCAGCAGGCGCTGCATTGCTGAGCATCCTCGGGGGCGCTCTCATTGCAGGGCTCGTTGCGCTGGTCATGGCGTTCATCGCCCTGTTTGCCCTCCTGCGGTTCGCTCACACCGACAGCATCGGTGAGGCGTTCAACTTCGGGGCGGTCTTCGGGCACATCGGCAAACTCGGGTGGGGGGCCTGGATCATCGCGGTCATCGTCCTCATCGTCATCGCGGCGATCTACGGCTTCGTAGTCGGCCTTCTTGCCGGCATCCCGCTCTTGGGATGGCTCATCGGCCTCTTCCTCAACGCTGCGTTTGCGGTCTTCTACGCCCGCTACCTTGCCCAGGTCTACGAAGACGTGCCTGCGCCCGCGTAA
- a CDS encoding DUF4013 domain-containing protein produces the protein MDYGSLISGSFRYTKDALWGKWGRWIILIVLSLIQVFTLFLIPLYNGYIVRVLAGRRPAPDIYDWGRLFIDGWKWNVISLIYMIPAILVLAYFGGLAAISAVAAQGATDPEAWAPAVAAAVSGILLAALVAILISFVALFAVVRFAHTGRFGEAFNFGAIFAHIGRIGWGSWILAVIILILIGVVYGVVVGLIGSIPILGWIINLFLGVAFGIFHARYLAGAYESAPAPR, from the coding sequence ATGGACTACGGCAGCCTCATCTCCGGGTCGTTTAGGTATACAAAAGACGCCCTCTGGGGCAAATGGGGGCGGTGGATCATCCTCATCGTCCTCTCGCTCATTCAGGTCTTCACCCTGTTCCTGATCCCGCTCTACAACGGCTACATCGTCCGGGTGCTCGCCGGCCGGAGGCCTGCGCCCGATATCTACGATTGGGGCAGGCTCTTTATCGACGGGTGGAAGTGGAACGTCATCAGCCTGATCTACATGATCCCGGCCATTCTGGTCTTGGCCTACTTCGGAGGGCTTGCGGCCATCTCCGCCGTAGCGGCGCAGGGGGCGACCGACCCGGAGGCTTGGGCGCCGGCGGTTGCCGCCGCCGTCTCCGGCATCCTGCTTGCGGCCCTCGTTGCGATCCTCATATCGTTCGTCGCCCTCTTCGCGGTCGTCCGGTTCGCCCACACCGGGAGGTTCGGCGAGGCGTTCAACTTCGGGGCGATCTTCGCCCACATCGGGAGGATCGGGTGGGGCTCTTGGATCCTTGCGGTCATCATCCTCATCCTGATCGGCGTGGTCTACGGGGTCGTAGTCGGCCTTATCGGATCGATTCCCATCCTCGGCTGGATCATCAACCTCTTCCTCGGGGTGGCGTTCGGCATCTTCCACGCCCGCTACCTGGCCGGGGCCTACGAGAGCGCCCCGGCGCCGAGGTAG
- the dnaJ gene encoding molecular chaperone DnaJ, with the protein MGPDSYYDILGVSRDAEDKEIKKAYRDLARKYHPDVCKDPGAEEKFKSINEAYSVLSDPQKRAQYDQMGHTAYSNASKGSYAGGGGFSGGFSADFSGFGDIFDTFFGGGFGGGRQSAGPRPGADLLMKMRITLEEAAFGTEKEISLDHIEPCPACDGSGSETKKFTTCPTCGGSGQMRQMSQSIFGNFVRMSTCTTCGGRGKMPESRCKACGGSGHRRARQTVKVRIPPGVDTGMRLRMEGYGDAGEYGAPSGDLYIEISVAPHKTFTRRGDDLETAVDITPAQATLGSQVEVQTIDGRTVVLDIPAGVQYNTGLKIPGEGVRWQTKPGDMLVRVRIAVPERLTEEERELYERLLELEGKKPAAKGAKKGKGFFQDVVDKMKESVK; encoded by the coding sequence ATGGGTCCGGACAGCTACTATGATATCCTCGGCGTCTCGCGGGACGCCGAAGATAAGGAGATCAAGAAAGCGTACCGGGACCTGGCACGGAAATACCACCCTGACGTCTGCAAGGACCCGGGGGCCGAGGAGAAGTTCAAGAGCATCAACGAGGCATACAGCGTCCTCTCCGACCCCCAGAAACGCGCCCAGTACGACCAGATGGGGCATACCGCCTACAGCAACGCATCCAAGGGCTCGTACGCCGGCGGAGGCGGGTTCTCGGGCGGGTTCAGCGCCGATTTCTCCGGGTTCGGGGATATCTTCGACACCTTCTTCGGCGGAGGGTTCGGCGGGGGCAGGCAGAGCGCCGGGCCGCGCCCCGGGGCCGACCTCCTGATGAAGATGCGCATAACGCTTGAGGAGGCGGCCTTCGGGACCGAGAAGGAGATCTCCCTCGATCACATCGAGCCCTGTCCTGCGTGCGACGGATCAGGGAGCGAGACGAAGAAGTTCACGACCTGCCCGACCTGCGGCGGCAGCGGCCAGATGCGGCAGATGAGCCAGTCCATCTTCGGGAACTTTGTCCGGATGAGCACCTGCACCACCTGCGGCGGACGGGGGAAGATGCCCGAGTCCCGGTGCAAGGCCTGCGGCGGCAGCGGGCACCGGCGCGCCCGGCAGACCGTGAAGGTCCGGATCCCGCCGGGCGTGGATACGGGCATGCGCCTCCGGATGGAGGGCTACGGCGACGCGGGTGAGTACGGGGCGCCGAGCGGGGATCTCTATATCGAGATCAGCGTAGCGCCGCACAAGACGTTCACCCGGCGAGGCGACGACTTGGAGACGGCCGTCGATATCACCCCGGCCCAGGCGACCCTAGGCTCCCAGGTCGAGGTGCAGACGATCGACGGGCGCACGGTCGTCCTCGATATCCCGGCAGGCGTGCAGTACAACACCGGGCTGAAGATTCCGGGGGAGGGCGTGCGGTGGCAGACGAAACCCGGCGATATGCTGGTGCGGGTGCGCATCGCCGTGCCCGAACGCCTGACCGAAGAGGAGCGGGAACTCTACGAGCGCCTGCTTGAGCTCGAGGGGAAGAAACCCGCCGCGAAGGGTGCGAAGAAGGGCAAGGGCTTCTTTCAGGACGTCGTCGATAAGATGAAAGAATCGGTGAAGTGA
- the purH gene encoding bifunctional phosphoribosylaminoimidazolecarboxamide formyltransferase/IMP cyclohydrolase, whose translation MKWALLSVWDKTGIVDLAKVLVEHDYRLLSSGGTGAALAQAGVPYTDVSTYTGFPEMMHGRVKTLHPKVHGGILGRRGIDDAVMQEYGIEPIDLVVVNLYPFEAMSGAGLSLEEIIEYIDIGGPAMVRAAAKNHKFVAVVVDPADYGTVADAVRRGGFSAEERLNLAAKAFARTAAYDGAITNYLTGLNRPFPEVLTAQFRNERTLRYGENPHQAAAVYGDAGIAGEEPLQGKQMSYNNYLDVDAAVGLLREFEDCAVVIVKHNNPCGVATGEDLLDTYIAAREVDPVSAYGSIVAMNREVTEDVARELTGTFVEVVIAPSYTPKALEIMKVKENMRVLRLPEPVVRDEIRSIDGGVLVQRAEPYREDWKVVSEREPTAHEMRAMELALKVCRHTKSNAIIFADEKAVLGIGAGQMNRVESAEIAVKKARKSLAGSAVASDAFLPFPDTLEVAAAAGATALVQPGGSIRDAEVIEAANRLNVAMVFTGVRHFRH comes from the coding sequence ATGAAATGGGCACTGCTCTCTGTCTGGGATAAAACAGGCATCGTGGATCTTGCAAAAGTGCTCGTCGAGCACGATTACCGGCTCCTGAGTTCCGGCGGCACCGGAGCCGCGCTCGCGCAGGCGGGGGTTCCGTATACCGACGTCTCCACCTATACCGGGTTTCCCGAGATGATGCACGGCAGGGTAAAGACTCTCCACCCGAAGGTGCACGGGGGCATCCTCGGGCGCCGCGGCATCGACGACGCCGTGATGCAGGAGTACGGCATCGAGCCGATCGACCTTGTCGTGGTGAACCTCTACCCCTTCGAGGCGATGAGCGGCGCAGGGCTCTCCCTCGAGGAGATCATAGAGTACATCGATATCGGCGGCCCGGCGATGGTGCGGGCGGCGGCAAAGAACCACAAGTTCGTTGCGGTCGTGGTGGACCCTGCCGATTACGGGACTGTTGCGGACGCGGTCCGGCGGGGCGGGTTTTCGGCCGAGGAGCGGCTGAACCTCGCCGCGAAGGCGTTCGCCCGGACGGCGGCCTACGACGGCGCGATCACGAACTACCTCACCGGCCTCAACCGGCCGTTCCCGGAAGTCCTCACCGCCCAGTTCAGGAACGAGAGGACGCTCCGGTACGGCGAGAACCCGCACCAAGCGGCGGCGGTCTACGGGGATGCCGGGATCGCGGGAGAAGAGCCGCTTCAGGGCAAGCAGATGTCCTACAACAACTACCTCGACGTCGACGCCGCGGTCGGCCTGCTCCGGGAGTTTGAGGACTGCGCTGTGGTCATCGTCAAGCACAACAACCCCTGCGGCGTTGCGACGGGCGAAGACCTCCTCGATACCTACATCGCCGCACGGGAGGTCGACCCGGTCTCGGCCTACGGCTCGATCGTCGCCATGAACCGCGAGGTGACGGAGGACGTCGCCCGCGAACTCACCGGGACGTTCGTGGAGGTCGTGATCGCGCCGTCCTACACCCCGAAGGCGCTCGAGATCATGAAGGTCAAGGAGAACATGCGGGTGCTCCGGCTCCCGGAGCCGGTGGTGCGGGACGAGATCAGGAGCATCGACGGCGGCGTCTTGGTCCAGCGGGCCGAACCCTACCGCGAGGACTGGAAGGTCGTGAGCGAGCGGGAGCCTACCGCCCACGAGATGCGGGCGATGGAACTCGCCCTGAAGGTTTGCCGGCACACGAAGAGCAACGCCATCATATTCGCGGACGAGAAAGCGGTCCTCGGGATCGGTGCCGGGCAGATGAACCGGGTCGAGTCCGCGGAGATCGCGGTCAAGAAGGCCCGCAAGTCCCTTGCCGGCTCGGCGGTCGCCTCGGACGCCTTCCTGCCGTTCCCCGACACCCTTGAGGTTGCGGCGGCGGCGGGGGCGACGGCGCTCGTCCAGCCGGGCGGCTCCATCCGCGATGCGGAGGTCATCGAAGCGGCGAACCGGCTCAACGTCGCGATGGTCTTCACGGGTGTGCGGCACTTCCGGCACTAA
- the dnaK gene encoding molecular chaperone DnaK, translating into MVSEKVLGIDLGTTNSCMAIMEGGRPTVIANAEGGRTTPSVVAFTKEGERLVGNVAKRQAITNPNRTIQSIKRKMGTSEKVAIENKNYTPQEISAMILQKLKLDAEEYLGEKITKAVITVPAYFNDAQRQATKDAGTIAGLEVLRIINEPTASALAYGIDKEGEATVLVYDLGGGTFDVSILQLGDGVFEVKSTAGNNRLGGDDFDKLVVDYLVDEFRKKEGVDLKKDPVATQRLRDAAENAKIELSTVQKTNINLPYITTTESGPKFLDVDLTRAKFEQLIADLVDSTLGPVKQALADAKLSADDIDHVLLVGGSTRVPLVQETVKKVLKKEPDKGINPDECVALGAAIQAGVLTGETKDVLLLDVTPLSLGIETLGGIATKLIERNTTIPTRKSQIFSTAADGQTSVEIHVVQGERALAKDNFTLGRFQLTGIPAAPRGIPQIEVTFDIDANGIVHVSAKDLGTGNEQSITIKPQDSRPSEAEIQRMMGDAKKFEEEDKKKREEIDLRNTADTAIFTAERALKDAKDAVDAAERQKIEDAIADLKKALEGDDLEAIKQKMDTLTEAVYAVTTKMYQQAQQQAAQQQKAEGAEKKDDTVVDADYEVKE; encoded by the coding sequence ATGGTTTCGGAAAAAGTCCTTGGTATCGATCTCGGAACGACCAACTCGTGCATGGCAATCATGGAAGGCGGGCGGCCGACGGTCATCGCCAACGCAGAAGGCGGCAGGACCACCCCGTCCGTCGTAGCGTTCACCAAGGAAGGCGAGCGGCTGGTCGGCAACGTCGCGAAGAGGCAGGCGATCACGAACCCGAACCGCACCATCCAGTCGATCAAGCGGAAGATGGGCACGAGCGAGAAGGTCGCCATCGAGAACAAGAATTACACACCGCAGGAGATCTCCGCGATGATCCTCCAGAAGCTGAAACTGGACGCAGAGGAGTACCTGGGCGAGAAGATCACAAAGGCCGTCATCACGGTGCCCGCATACTTCAACGACGCTCAACGGCAGGCGACGAAGGACGCCGGGACCATCGCGGGCCTTGAGGTGCTCCGGATCATCAACGAACCGACCGCGAGCGCGCTCGCCTACGGTATCGACAAGGAAGGCGAGGCCACGGTGCTCGTCTACGACCTCGGCGGCGGCACGTTCGATGTCTCGATCCTCCAGCTCGGCGACGGCGTCTTCGAGGTCAAGTCGACCGCCGGCAACAACCGCCTCGGCGGCGACGACTTCGACAAACTGGTCGTCGACTACCTGGTCGACGAGTTCCGGAAGAAGGAGGGCGTCGACCTCAAGAAGGACCCGGTCGCCACGCAGCGCCTGCGGGACGCGGCCGAGAACGCGAAGATCGAGCTCTCCACAGTCCAGAAGACCAACATCAACCTCCCCTACATCACCACGACGGAGAGCGGCCCCAAGTTCCTGGACGTCGACCTTACCCGCGCGAAGTTCGAGCAGCTCATCGCCGACCTCGTCGACTCGACCCTCGGGCCGGTGAAGCAGGCGCTCGCCGACGCTAAACTGAGCGCCGACGATATCGACCACGTCCTCCTCGTCGGCGGGTCGACCCGGGTGCCCCTTGTCCAAGAGACCGTGAAGAAGGTCCTCAAGAAGGAGCCCGACAAAGGTATCAACCCCGACGAGTGTGTCGCTCTCGGCGCCGCCATTCAGGCCGGCGTGCTGACGGGCGAGACCAAGGACGTCCTGCTCCTCGACGTGACCCCGCTCTCGCTCGGCATCGAGACGCTCGGAGGTATCGCGACGAAGCTCATCGAGCGCAACACCACCATCCCGACGCGGAAGAGCCAGATCTTCTCGACCGCAGCCGACGGCCAGACCTCGGTCGAGATCCATGTCGTGCAGGGCGAACGGGCGCTCGCGAAGGACAACTTCACCCTGGGCCGGTTCCAGCTCACCGGGATTCCGGCGGCGCCCCGGGGCATCCCGCAGATCGAGGTCACCTTCGATATCGATGCAAACGGCATCGTCCATGTCTCGGCAAAGGATCTCGGCACCGGGAACGAGCAGTCGATCACCATCAAGCCGCAGGACTCCCGCCCCTCCGAGGCCGAGATCCAGCGGATGATGGGCGACGCTAAGAAGTTCGAGGAAGAAGACAAGAAGAAGCGCGAGGAGATCGACCTCCGCAACACCGCTGATACCGCCATCTTCACCGCAGAGCGGGCCTTGAAGGACGCGAAGGATGCGGTCGATGCCGCGGAGCGGCAGAAGATCGAGGATGCAATCGCCGACCTCAAGAAGGCGCTTGAGGGCGACGACCTCGAGGCCATCAAGCAGAAGATGGACACCCTGACCGAAGCGGTATATGCGGTCACGACGAAGATGTATCAGCAGGCACAGCAGCAAGCCGCCCAGCAGCAGAAGGCAGAGGGTGCCGAAAAGAAGGATGATACCGTCGTTGATGCCGATTACGAAGTCAAAGAGTGA
- a CDS encoding nucleotide exchange factor GrpE → MKEDTSELNEKQQDLAKDADAASPALEELQKAYDDLNSRYLRLAADFDNYRKRMAREIDARTTFAIEDFAVELLEVVDNFERAEKVDGAGLKEGMEQIRKLFMAILDRHGIKPIECRDLPFDPERQEAIAYVPSAAEEGTVIDEVIRGYCMQDKVIRCAKVVVSKGKEE, encoded by the coding sequence ATGAAGGAGGATACATCCGAGCTGAACGAGAAGCAACAGGATCTCGCAAAAGATGCGGATGCAGCATCTCCGGCGCTTGAAGAGCTGCAGAAGGCATATGACGACCTTAACAGCCGTTATCTGCGCCTTGCAGCAGATTTCGACAACTACCGGAAGCGAATGGCCCGGGAGATCGACGCCCGCACAACCTTCGCCATCGAGGATTTCGCGGTGGAGTTGCTCGAGGTCGTGGACAACTTCGAGCGGGCGGAAAAAGTAGATGGTGCAGGCCTCAAGGAAGGGATGGAGCAGATCAGGAAACTCTTCATGGCCATCCTTGACCGGCACGGCATCAAACCCATCGAATGCCGGGACCTTCCTTTCGACCCGGAACGGCAAGAGGCGATCGCCTACGTTCCTTCGGCGGCAGAGGAAGGCACCGTGATCGACGAGGTCATTCGCGGATACTGTATGCAGGATAAGGTCATCAGATGCGCAAAAGTTGTGGTATCTAAAGGAAAGGAGGAATAA